One genomic segment of Candidatus Obscuribacterales bacterium includes these proteins:
- a CDS encoding cupin domain-containing protein: MTQTKEATVPVNLTLPSTSGSSGEAEPRPWGSYTVLEEGQGYKIKRIEVKPGHRLSLQMHHHRSEHWIVVSGTAKVVCDGEEKLLFSNQSTYVPACTQHRLENPGVIPLILIEVQNGQYLGEDDIIRYQDDYARDRKS; this comes from the coding sequence ATGACTCAGACCAAGGAAGCGACAGTACCCGTGAATTTAACGCTCCCGAGCACCTCGGGCAGTTCTGGGGAAGCTGAGCCACGTCCCTGGGGGTCGTACACCGTTCTGGAAGAAGGGCAGGGGTACAAAATTAAGCGCATTGAAGTCAAGCCGGGCCATCGCCTCAGCCTTCAAATGCACCACCACCGCAGTGAACACTGGATTGTGGTATCGGGAACCGCCAAGGTGGTTTGTGATGGGGAAGAGAAGCTGCTGTTTAGCAACCAATCAACCTATGTACCAGCTTGCACCCAGCACCGCCTCGAAAACCCTGGGGTCATTCCATTAATCTTAATTGAGGTGCAAAATGGTCAGTACCTCGGAGAAGACGATATTATTCGCTACCAAGACGACTACGCTCGCGATCGCAAGTCCTAG